In Nicotiana tabacum cultivar K326 chromosome 19, ASM71507v2, whole genome shotgun sequence, one DNA window encodes the following:
- the LOC107807243 gene encoding pathogenesis-related thaumatin-like protein 3.5 has translation MEPHFLVLILYFLLFFIGGDAAVFTLKNKCNMKIWPGILSGGGHPLLMNGGLQLQPNETAEIKAPTGWSGRFWPRSQCNFDTSGKGTCATADCGGVLECNGAGGNPPASLAEFTLDSPMDFYDVSFVDGFNIPISIYPLGGSGNCSNVQCVSDLNLQCPPELQVKTNNDTVIACKSACLAFNKPEYCCTEEFNDPNICKPTKYSEIFKKACPDAYSYPYDDATSTFTCKGADYLISFC, from the exons ATGGAACCACATTTCTTAGTTCTTATCCtttatttccttctctttttcaTTG GTGGAGATGCTGCAGTTTTCACATTAAAAAACAAATGTAATATGAAAATATGGCCTGGAATTTTATCAGGAGGAGGTCATCCCTTACTAATGAATGGAGGTTTGCAGCTACAACCAAATGAGACTGCAGAAATCAAAGCACCTACTGGTTGGTCAGGTCGATTCTGGCCACGAAGCCAATGCAACTTTGACACCTCAG GTAAAGGGACATGTGCCACTGCAGATTGCGGCGGAGTACTCGAATGCAATGGTGCAGGTGGCAACCCACCTGCCTCACTTGCAGAGTTCACCCTTGATAGTCCTATGGATTTCTATGATGTTAGTTTTGTGGATGGTTTCAATATCCCCATATCAATTTACCCTTTAGGTGGATCTGGGAATTGTTCAAATGTCCAGTGTGTTTCAGACTTGAACTTACAATGTCCTCCTGAATTACAAGTGAAAACAAATAATGATACAGTCATTGCATGTAAAAGTGCATGCCTTGCTTTTAATAAACCAGAGTATTGTTGCACTGAGGAATTCAATGATCCCAACATATGCAAACCTACAAAGTACTCAGAAATTTTCAAGAAGGCTTGTCCAGATGCTTATAGTTATCCTTATGATGATGCAACAAGTACTTTTACCTGTAAGGGAGCTGATTACCTCATCTCATTCTGTTGA